A window of Ruania suaedae contains these coding sequences:
- a CDS encoding carbohydrate ABC transporter permease — protein MSALSELSKLKSKGPVTAEQRAARRKEASHDNKAGYLFLLPWLVGLFVFTLGPILASFYLSLTDYSLIQSPNFLGLDNYARMLTDDRLHQSLQVTLTYVGVGVPLQLALALGVAVLLNKGMRGLAFYRSIFYLPSMLGGSVAIALLWRQIFGTTGLVNQILQLLGFEATTGYVSDPDYALWTLILLNVWTFGSPMVIFLAGLRQIPTMYYEAAALDGASRISQFARITLPLLSPIIFFNLVLQIINAFQAFTQAFVVSNGTGGPSDSTLFYTLYLYEQGFTRFDMGYASAMAWLLLAIIAMFTAVNFLLSKYWVFYDD, from the coding sequence ATGTCTGCACTGTCCGAGCTCTCAAAGCTCAAATCGAAGGGGCCGGTGACGGCCGAGCAGCGGGCGGCGCGACGTAAGGAAGCCTCCCACGACAACAAGGCGGGGTACCTGTTCCTGCTGCCGTGGCTGGTGGGGCTGTTCGTGTTCACGCTGGGCCCGATCCTGGCCTCGTTCTACCTGTCGTTGACCGACTACTCGTTGATCCAGTCCCCGAACTTCCTGGGGCTGGACAACTACGCCCGGATGCTGACCGATGACCGGTTGCATCAGTCACTGCAGGTGACGTTGACCTACGTCGGGGTCGGGGTGCCGTTGCAGCTGGCGCTGGCCCTGGGCGTGGCGGTGCTGCTGAACAAGGGCATGCGCGGGCTGGCGTTCTACCGGTCGATCTTCTACCTGCCCTCGATGCTGGGCGGGTCGGTCGCGATCGCGCTGTTGTGGCGTCAGATCTTCGGCACCACGGGCCTGGTGAACCAGATCCTGCAGTTGCTGGGATTCGAGGCGACCACCGGGTACGTCTCCGACCCCGACTACGCGTTGTGGACGCTGATCCTGTTGAACGTGTGGACGTTCGGGTCCCCGATGGTGATCTTCCTGGCGGGGCTGCGTCAGATCCCCACCATGTACTACGAGGCAGCCGCCTTGGACGGGGCCAGCCGGATCTCGCAGTTCGCGCGGATCACGCTGCCGCTGCTGAGCCCGATCATCTTCTTCAACCTGGTGCTGCAGATCATCAACGCCTTCCAGGCCTTCACCCAGGCGTTCGTGGTCTCCAACGGCACCGGCGGGCCCTCGGACTCGACCCTCTTCTACACGCTGTACCTGTACGAGCAGGGCTTCACCCGGTTCGACATGGGGTATGCCTCGGCGATGGCGTGGCTGCTCCTGGCCATCATCGCCATGTTCACCGCAGTGAACTTCCTGCTGTCCAAGTATTGGGTGTTCTACGATGACTGA
- a CDS encoding carbohydrate ABC transporter permease — MTETIAGEITAPRTAKDHVRSAVKHVALIAVSLVMVYPLLWMIVSSLRPTEVIFRAPGLWLNELYVENYSEGWFALSQAFDWYLVNSAIVVSGAIIGNLISCSLAAYAFARLKFRLRGLWFAIMLMSIMIPIHVIVVPQYILFNAFDMVNTFLPLVLPKFVATDAFFVFLMVQFIRGIPRELDEAATIDGAGHLRIFGQVLIPLMIPALATTAIFTFIWTWSDFFTPLIYLTSPEMYTVPVALRSFLDATSGSNWGAMFAMSIVSLVPMFLAFLFGQKFLVKGIATTGGK, encoded by the coding sequence ATGACTGAGACGATCGCCGGGGAGATCACCGCTCCCCGCACCGCCAAGGACCACGTCCGCAGCGCAGTCAAGCACGTCGCGCTGATCGCCGTCAGCCTGGTGATGGTCTATCCGCTGCTGTGGATGATCGTCTCCTCGCTGCGCCCCACCGAGGTCATCTTCCGTGCCCCGGGACTATGGCTCAACGAGTTGTACGTGGAGAACTACTCCGAGGGCTGGTTCGCCCTGTCCCAGGCCTTCGACTGGTACCTGGTCAACTCCGCGATCGTGGTCTCCGGGGCGATCATCGGGAACCTGATCTCCTGCTCCCTGGCCGCCTACGCCTTCGCGAGGCTGAAGTTCCGGCTACGGGGGCTGTGGTTCGCGATCATGCTGATGTCGATCATGATCCCCATCCACGTCATCGTGGTCCCGCAGTACATCCTGTTCAACGCCTTCGACATGGTGAACACGTTCCTGCCGCTGGTGCTGCCCAAGTTCGTGGCCACGGATGCGTTCTTCGTGTTCCTCATGGTCCAGTTCATCCGCGGCATCCCCCGCGAGCTCGACGAGGCCGCCACCATCGACGGCGCCGGACACCTGCGCATCTTCGGACAGGTCCTGATCCCGCTGATGATCCCGGCGTTGGCCACCACGGCCATCTTCACCTTCATCTGGACCTGGTCGGACTTCTTCACCCCGCTGATCTACCTGACCAGCCCCGAGATGTACACCGTCCCGGTCGCCCTGCGCTCGTTCCTGGACGCCACCTCCGGCTCCAACTGGGGCGCGATGTTCGCCATGTCCATCGTCTCCCTCGTGCCGATGTTCCTCGCCTTCCTCTTCGGGCAGAAGTTCCTCGTCAAGGGCATCGCCACCACCGGCGGCAAGTAG
- a CDS encoding ABC transporter substrate-binding protein, whose product MASLGAVGTAAAGCSRGGGGSSDSGDGSTLQFTWWGNEVRNENTQNAIDAYMEEFPDVTISPQPGEWASYWDRLATQTAGDNAPDVIQMDMAYISEYGQRGALLDMSEHGADTSKFIEGTVESGIIEGSLYGINAGINTPTVMINPAVFEAAGVDIPDDMTWTWDDWRAVAAEITASGEATGSSSIVSNDAMFSAWLRQQGKELFLEGNQLGFSVEDAQAWFEMMLEWSNDGAIPSASQIEEDASKPLDQQDFIVGRTAMSMVWSNQLEAVEASGGNERRLLRFPSIDGDAMERKAWYKASMLWSVSATSPNPDEAVELINWWVNSEAAAEIERAERGIPPNGEISESIRDLLSDPQQRVAEFIEAIEPELAETPIAPPPGGGQLGTIMQREGNAMLFGDSNPADAAQAFHDALTAALG is encoded by the coding sequence ATGGCTTCACTCGGAGCCGTCGGGACGGCCGCAGCGGGATGCTCCCGCGGTGGCGGCGGCTCGAGCGATTCCGGAGACGGCTCCACGCTGCAGTTCACGTGGTGGGGCAACGAGGTCCGCAACGAGAACACCCAGAACGCGATCGATGCGTACATGGAGGAGTTCCCGGACGTCACGATCTCCCCGCAACCGGGCGAGTGGGCCAGCTACTGGGATCGCCTCGCGACGCAGACGGCGGGTGACAACGCCCCGGACGTGATCCAGATGGACATGGCCTACATCAGCGAATACGGCCAGCGCGGGGCGCTGCTCGACATGTCCGAACACGGGGCCGACACCTCGAAGTTCATCGAGGGAACCGTCGAGTCCGGCATCATCGAGGGATCGCTCTACGGCATCAACGCCGGCATCAATACCCCGACGGTGATGATCAACCCGGCGGTGTTCGAGGCCGCCGGAGTGGACATCCCCGACGACATGACCTGGACCTGGGACGACTGGCGCGCCGTCGCCGCCGAGATCACGGCCAGCGGCGAGGCGACCGGCAGCTCGTCGATCGTCAGCAACGACGCCATGTTCAGTGCCTGGCTGCGTCAGCAGGGCAAGGAGCTCTTCCTCGAGGGAAACCAGCTCGGGTTCTCCGTCGAGGATGCCCAGGCCTGGTTCGAGATGATGCTGGAGTGGTCGAACGACGGCGCCATCCCGAGCGCGTCGCAGATCGAGGAAGACGCGAGCAAACCACTCGACCAGCAGGACTTCATCGTCGGCCGCACCGCGATGTCGATGGTCTGGTCCAACCAGCTGGAGGCGGTGGAGGCCTCCGGCGGAAACGAGCGCCGGCTGCTGCGCTTCCCGAGCATCGACGGCGACGCGATGGAGCGCAAGGCCTGGTACAAGGCCTCGATGCTGTGGTCGGTCTCGGCCACCTCGCCGAACCCCGATGAGGCCGTCGAGCTCATCAACTGGTGGGTCAACAGTGAGGCCGCGGCCGAGATCGAGCGCGCCGAGCGTGGAATCCCGCCGAACGGTGAGATCTCCGAGTCGATCCGCGACCTGCTCTCCGACCCACAGCAGCGCGTCGCGGAGTTCATCGAGGCCATCGAGCCCGAGCTCGCCGAGACCCCGATCGCCCCGCCACCCGGCGGCGGTCAGCTGGGCACGATCATGCAGCGGGAGGGCAACGCGATGCTCTTCGGTGACTCGAACCCGGCCGACGCTGCCCAGGCCTTCCACGACGCCCTCACCGCTGCGCTGGGCTGA